Proteins from a single region of Pyrus communis chromosome 6, drPyrComm1.1, whole genome shotgun sequence:
- the LOC137737237 gene encoding plant UBX domain-containing protein 7-like isoform X2, producing MEGVMSANDQQSLVSSFLEIAVGQTADTARQFLQATGWKLEEAIQLFYVGNETGIMAEAAPLPTENIDRLADQASGVNENVALPGANENVGQFSEDEVRAPMPVIRDVLYDDMALYGAPRARLSQHEQGPGVWESDQGATSSENATQENLASLYRPPFKILFQGSFEKAKSAASIQDKWLLVNLQSTKEFSSHMLNRDTWANEAVSQTIITNFIFWQTYDDTTEGKKVCTYYKLESMPVVLLIDPITGQKMRSWNGMVHPDRFLEDLLLFLDGGPRDHHVTLSNKRPRETAHPQKSKEEANEEDEEMQRALAASMEGMKETSGTISKDKDEIITDKEEETSSIKKPTYPPLPEEPKGDRNLLCRVGVRLPDGRRVQRNFLRIDPIQLLWSFCYSQLTEVEARPFQLTQAIPGASKNLDYDCQSTFEESGLANSMVSVTWE from the exons ATGGAGGGTGTGATGTCAGCAAATGACCAGCAGAGCCTGGTGTCTTCGTTTTTGGAGATCGCCGTCGGACAGACAGCCGATACTGCCCGGCAGTTTCTGCAG GCCACTGGGTGGAAGCTTGAGGAAGCAATTCAGCTCTTTTATGTGGGTAATGAAACTGGGATAATGGCCGAGGCGGCGCCACTACCGACTGAAAATATTGATCGGTTGGCCGATCAAGCTTCTGG TGTAAATGAAAATGTGGCACTTCCCGGTGCGAATGAGAATGTGGGACAATTCAGTGAAGATGAGGTGCGCGCGCCTATGCCTGTTATAAGGGACGTTCTTTATGACGATATGGCACTGTATGG AGCACCAAGGGCTCGATTGTCACAACATGAACAGGGTCCTGGGGTATGGGAATCAGACCAAGGTGCTACATCCTCAGAAAATGCTACTCAAGAGAATCTTGCATCCTTATATCGTCCTCCCTTTAAGATACTGTTCCAGGGTTCCTTTGAAAAG GCAAAAAGTGCTGCTTCTATCCAGGACAAATGGCTACTGGTGAACTTGCAATCCACTAAAGAGTTCAGCTCGCATATG CTTAATCGAGACACCTGGGCCAATGAAGCTGTCTCGCAAACCATTATTACTAATTTTATCTTCTGGCAG ACCTATGATGATACAACTGAAGGCAAGAAGGTTTGCACATACTACAAGTTGGAATCTATGCCTGTAGTGCTCCTTATTGACCCAATTACTGGACAAAAAATGCGTTCATGGAATGGAATGGTTCACCCGGATCGTTTTCTAGAG GATCTACTACTCTTCTTGGATGGTGGCCCTAGGGATCATCATGTAACTTTGTCCAATAAACGCCCAAGAGAAACTGCTCATCCACAAAAATCTAAAG AGGAAGCtaatgaagaagatgaggaaatGCAGCGCGCATTGGCAGCTTCCATGGAAGGCATGAAGGAGACCAGTGGAACAATATCCAAGGACAAAGATGAAATTATCACTgacaaggaggaagaaactAGCTCAATCAAGAAGCCTACATACCCACCTTTGCCTGAAGAACCCAAGGGTGACAGGAACCTCCTATGCAGAGTTGGAGTCCGTCTTCCAGACGGTCGCAGGGTCCAGCGGAACTTCCTTCGTATTGATCCAATTCAG CTGTTGTGGTCATTCTGCTATTCCCAACTAACGGAAGTCGAGGCAAGGCCATTTCAGTTGACACAGGCAATCCCAGGAGCTTCAAAGAATCTGGATTATGATTGTCAATCTACTTTTGAAGAATCAGGTCTGGCCAACTCTATGGTCTCGGTTACTTGGGAATGA
- the LOC137737237 gene encoding plant UBX domain-containing protein 7-like isoform X1, whose translation MEGVMSANDQQSLVSSFLEIAVGQTADTARQFLQATGWKLEEAIQLFYVGNETGIMAEAAPLPTENIDRLADQASGVNENVALPGANENVGQFSEDEVRAPMPVIRDVLYDDMALYGAPRARLSQHEQGPGVWESDQGATSSENATQENLASLYRPPFKILFQGSFEKAKSAASIQDKWLLVNLQSTKEFSSHMLNRDTWANEAVSQTIITNFIFWQTYDDTTEGKKVCTYYKLESMPVVLLIDPITGQKMRSWNGMVHPDRFLEDLLLFLDGGPRDHHVTLSNKRPRETAHPQKSKVAEEANEEDEEMQRALAASMEGMKETSGTISKDKDEIITDKEEETSSIKKPTYPPLPEEPKGDRNLLCRVGVRLPDGRRVQRNFLRIDPIQLLWSFCYSQLTEVEARPFQLTQAIPGASKNLDYDCQSTFEESGLANSMVSVTWE comes from the exons ATGGAGGGTGTGATGTCAGCAAATGACCAGCAGAGCCTGGTGTCTTCGTTTTTGGAGATCGCCGTCGGACAGACAGCCGATACTGCCCGGCAGTTTCTGCAG GCCACTGGGTGGAAGCTTGAGGAAGCAATTCAGCTCTTTTATGTGGGTAATGAAACTGGGATAATGGCCGAGGCGGCGCCACTACCGACTGAAAATATTGATCGGTTGGCCGATCAAGCTTCTGG TGTAAATGAAAATGTGGCACTTCCCGGTGCGAATGAGAATGTGGGACAATTCAGTGAAGATGAGGTGCGCGCGCCTATGCCTGTTATAAGGGACGTTCTTTATGACGATATGGCACTGTATGG AGCACCAAGGGCTCGATTGTCACAACATGAACAGGGTCCTGGGGTATGGGAATCAGACCAAGGTGCTACATCCTCAGAAAATGCTACTCAAGAGAATCTTGCATCCTTATATCGTCCTCCCTTTAAGATACTGTTCCAGGGTTCCTTTGAAAAG GCAAAAAGTGCTGCTTCTATCCAGGACAAATGGCTACTGGTGAACTTGCAATCCACTAAAGAGTTCAGCTCGCATATG CTTAATCGAGACACCTGGGCCAATGAAGCTGTCTCGCAAACCATTATTACTAATTTTATCTTCTGGCAG ACCTATGATGATACAACTGAAGGCAAGAAGGTTTGCACATACTACAAGTTGGAATCTATGCCTGTAGTGCTCCTTATTGACCCAATTACTGGACAAAAAATGCGTTCATGGAATGGAATGGTTCACCCGGATCGTTTTCTAGAG GATCTACTACTCTTCTTGGATGGTGGCCCTAGGGATCATCATGTAACTTTGTCCAATAAACGCCCAAGAGAAACTGCTCATCCACAAAAATCTAAAG TTGCAGAGGAAGCtaatgaagaagatgaggaaatGCAGCGCGCATTGGCAGCTTCCATGGAAGGCATGAAGGAGACCAGTGGAACAATATCCAAGGACAAAGATGAAATTATCACTgacaaggaggaagaaactAGCTCAATCAAGAAGCCTACATACCCACCTTTGCCTGAAGAACCCAAGGGTGACAGGAACCTCCTATGCAGAGTTGGAGTCCGTCTTCCAGACGGTCGCAGGGTCCAGCGGAACTTCCTTCGTATTGATCCAATTCAG CTGTTGTGGTCATTCTGCTATTCCCAACTAACGGAAGTCGAGGCAAGGCCATTTCAGTTGACACAGGCAATCCCAGGAGCTTCAAAGAATCTGGATTATGATTGTCAATCTACTTTTGAAGAATCAGGTCTGGCCAACTCTATGGTCTCGGTTACTTGGGAATGA
- the LOC137737923 gene encoding defensin Ec-AMP-D2-like, which yields MERSMPLFSTAFLFLLLVATGMMGPMVAEGRTCESQSHRFKGSCASKSNCAAVCQTEGFRGGHCRGFRRRCFCTKHC from the exons ATGGAGCGATCCATGCCTTTATTTTCGACtgccttcctcttccttcttttgGTGGCTACCG GGATGATGGGACCAATGGTTGCAGAGGGTAGGACTTGTGAGTCTCAGAGCCACCGGTTCAAGGGAAGCTGCGCGAGTAAAAGTAATTGTGCAGCTGTTTGCCAGACTGAGGGCTTCCGTGGAGGCCATTGTCGTGGCTTTCGCCGCAGATGCTTCTGCACTAAAcattgttaa
- the LOC137736509 gene encoding transcription factor bHLH111 codes for MAEECGVAISSSSAQLTQQNWWDLVSSTNPWQQQQQLNQKYSNSSNNNCDDVDQDVSISSTSFTNASNHSSLSVDSSRRLLADQRSASSNDDLINGEQVSDNHIWNHVLLSVNANHDLRNNDHGVGENFIDALSSKGLSTHHVMYDEPACDYLKKLDNNSTWEFTNSAASNFNNFEKQINGGFMDNNMNISIENERLTKLSNLVSSWSIAPPEPQLVLNNFPPHQVMDHDHHYSQPNLCHLKPQPFFNDSTSSCNPQMGITNRNSASSLFSCYRSQNMKVDDQNHGHPNGIEYQIGLDNPMAADHHNSKYFNGNGSILPDSYSSCTSTNAARNFADVISFTSRLGNKPLNDLHAPKPCFKTLNSSDHSKKQNLQTSSSARMSGGRGLGIANEGKKKRTDDTSSETAVKKPKQETSTVSSVKMQAPKVKLGDRITALQQIVSPFGKTDTASVLYEAIQYIKFLQEQVHVLLNSPYLKTNSPKDPWVMERKDHKGDTKVDLRSKGLCLVPVSCTPQVYRENTGSDYWTPTYRGSLYR; via the exons ATGGCCGAAGAATGCGGTGTTGCaatctcttcttcctctgcgCAGCTAACGCAACAAAACTGGTGGGATCTCGTCAGCTCTACCAACCCatggcagcagcagcagcaactaAATCAGAAGTACTCCAACTCTTCTAATAATAATTGTGATGATGTTGATCAGGATGTTTCAATCTCCAGTACTTCCTTTACCAATGCCTCCAACCACTCAAGCCTCAGCGTCGACTCCTCTCGCAGACTGCTTGCTGATCAACGTTCTGCTTCTTCCAACGACGACCTGATTAATGGCGAACAGGTCTCTGATAATCATATTTGGAACCATGTCCTATT AAGCGTTAATGCAAACCATGATTTACGCAACAATGATCATGGTGTTGGAGAGAACTTCATAGATGCACTATCATCCAAGGGCTTGTCAACTCATCATGTTATGTACGATGAGCCTGCTTGTGACTACTTGAAGAAGTTGGACAACAATAGTACTTGGGAGTTCACAAACTCAGCCGCCTCCaatttcaacaattttgaaAAGCAAATAAATGGAGGATTCATGGATAACAACATGAATATTAGTATTGAGAACGAAAGGTTAACCAAGTTGTCTAATCTAGTCAGCAGTTGGTCCATTGCACCCCCAGAACCACAACTAGTACTCAACAATTTTCCTCCTCATCAAGTAATGGATCATGATCATCACTACTCACAACCAAATCTCTGTCACTTAAAGCCGCAACCGTTTTTTAATGATTCCACCTCATCATGCAATCCTCAGATGGGAATTACAAATAGAAACTCGGCATCCAGTTTATTTTCGTGTTACCGCAGTCAAAATATGAAGGTAGACGATCAGAACCATGGACACCCTAATGGCATTGAATATCAGATTGGCCTCGACAACCCAATGGCTGCAGATCATCATAATAGCAAGTACTTCAATGGAAATGGATCAATCTTGCCGGATTCTTATTCCTCATGCACTAGTACTAATGCTGCCAGAAATTTTGCAGATGTTATATCTTTTACAAGTCGATTAGGAAATAAGCCCTTGAATGACCTTCATGCTCCTAAGCCTTGTTTCAAAACTTTGAACTCTTCTGATCATTCTAAGAAGCAAAACCTGCAAACTTCTTCGTCG gcaagaatgagtggtggaagaGGACTGGGAAttgcaaatgaaggaaaaaagaaaagaacggacGACACATCATCAGAAACAGCCGTGAAAAAGCCTAAGCAAGAAACTTCTACAGTTTCATCTGTAAAG ATGCAGGCACCAAAAGTCAAGCTTGGGGACAGGATCACGGCCCTTCAACAAATCGTGTCTCCATTTGGAAAG ACTGATACGGCATCAGTACTATACGAAGCGATTCAATACATTAAGTTCCTGCAAGAACAAGTGCACGTG CTATTGAATAGCCCTTATTTGAAGACAAATTCACCAaag GATCCATGGGTGATGGAAAGAAAAGATCACAAGGGAGATACAAAGGTTGATCTCAGGAGCAAAGGCCTATGTTTGGTGCCTGTTTCATGTACGCCTCAAGTTTATCGTGAAAATACAGGATCAGACTATTGGACACCAACATATAGAGGAAGTTTGTATAGATAA